The Besnoitia besnoiti strain Bb-Ger1 chromosome Unknown contig00014, whole genome shotgun sequence genome contains a region encoding:
- a CDS encoding uncharacterized protein (encoded by transcript BESB_026300) — protein sequence MDVGVNPLLADRARRRRSLPASPRMMGVSAFFFFSLVWLPLLGARVADAAPSSPSQTANAAQCPAAAPSTFSPPPSSCSRLTPYLPPPGKARRARPRVQIFFPPPKPRERVSPLAFWLHLALLLLACLGAAATLLSLLVERRRLWAVAESLLPPVALWRRARRKLQQRLRRLACVYEERRERRIKTITQLLFAVEVHNKQKQRECALNIEATERELETLSKRFLAVRARLAFGAQCAALGRACCAWLGACGSASASASSASFVLLPEDSEWASSGSSEPEREEDEDGASTVISSLTIDSLLHARISACAQTRAAGESTRRAERARSGDDSDGQGGEGRESFVWKALWGHSVAREDGLGEGQSSEEEDERGLAAEAACGRGWAPGGRDDAGAERDAAALRGGRPPARRRDSDSSSSEEENALEGEDLSASASFQDFLPFSSSNEFSPCSSSFARGAPAEPGEGLEVDDAGKIGAAAQRYVRLSSASPSLSSPSDGGDASESEDLIFVEALRERREHCAPETVRVKREGANCTLGARERDEPSQEGDARRRPARARPAARGEASQAKSGGADAVSVASWRASLMEGAVWGHRLDQLQRRKFLNSSKLLKDNSGATRAPNAT from the exons ATGGACGTCGGCGTGAACCCCCTCCTCGCGGACAGggcaaggcggcggcgctctcttcccgcgtctccgcggatGATGGGCGTCagcgcgttttttttcttctcgctcgtctgGTTGCCTctgctcggcgcgcgcgtcgccgacgccgcgccttcgagcCCGTCGCAGACTGCGAACGCCGCGCAGTGcccagccgctgcgccgtccaCGTTTTCCCCGCCCCCGTCGTCCTGTTCGCGGCTGACTCCCTATCTCCCGCCGCCGGGGAaggctcggcgcgcgcgcccgcgagttCAGATTTTCTTTCCACCGCCCAAGCCTCGAgagcgcgtctcgccgctcgccttctggCTGCATCTCGCGCTTTTGCTTCTCGcgtgcctcggcgccgccgcgacgcttctctccttgctagtggagcggcggcggctgtggGCAGTCGCGGAGTCTCTTCTGCCCCCTGTCGCGCTCTGGCGCAGGGCCCGCcggaagctgcagcagcgcctccgccgcctggcgTGCGTCTAcgaagagcgccgcgaacgccgaaTCAAAACGATC ACGCAGTTGCTCTTTGCCGTGGAGGTTCACAACAAGCAGAAACAA cgcgagtgTGCCTTGAACATCGAGGCGACTGAGCGAGAGCTGGAGACGCTGAGCAAAAGATTCCTGGCAGTCCGCGCACGCT TGGCGTTTGGAGCGCAGTGCGCGGCCCTAGGGCGggcgtgctgcgcgtggcTGGGCGCGTGTGGaagcgcgtccgcgagcgcgtcctctgcgtcgtttGTCCTGCTGCCGGAGGACTCGGAGTGGGCCTCGTCGGGTTCCTCTGAGcccgagcgcgaggaggacgaggacggcgcgtCGACGGTGATCTCCTCGCTGACGATTGAttcgctgctgcatgcgcgcatctcggcgtgcgcgcagacgcgcgccgccggcgagagcacccgccgcgccgagcgcgcgcgaagcggagacgatTCCGACGGTCAGGGCGGTGAAGGCCGCGAGAGCTTTGTGTGGAAGGCGCTTTGGGGGCACAgcgtggcgcgcgaggacggcTTGGGGGAGGGGCaaagcagcgaggaggaggacgagcgaggcctcgcggcggaggccgcctgcgggcgggGCTGGGCGCCAGggggccgcgacgacgcgggcgcagaaagggacgctgcggcgctgcgcggcggccggcctCCCGCCCGCAGGCGGGATAGCGACAGCTcgagcagcgaagaagagaacgcgctggagggcgaggacctctccgcgagcgcctccttccAAGACTTCCTCCCTTTCTCGTCCTCCAACGAGTTCTCGCcctgctcctcctccttcgcgcgcggcgcgcccgcggagccaGGCGAAGGGCTGGAGGTCGACGACGCAGGAAAgatcggcgccgccgcgcagcgctaCGTGCGgctgtcctctgcctccccgtcgctctcttcgccctcaGATGGAGGAGACGCCTCTGAGAGCGAAGATCTGATTTTtgtggaggcgctgcgcgagcgccgcgaacactgcgcgccagagactgtgcgcgtgaagcgcgagggcgccaaCTGCACgctgggcgcgcgcgagagagacgaaccgagccaggagggcgacgcgaggaggcggcccgcgcgcgcgaggccggcggcgcggggggaaGCGAGCCAGGCGAAATCGGGGGGGGCGGACGCAGTCTCTGTGGCCTCGTGGAGAGCCTCGCTGATGGAGGGCGCCGTGTGGGGTCACCGCCTCGACCAACTGCAGAGAAGGAAATTCCTCAATTCGTCGAAACTTTTGAAGGACAACagcggcgccacgcgcgcccCAAACGCCACGTAA
- a CDS encoding uncharacterized protein (encoded by transcript BESB_026320) translates to MHAPPGPAPVPGAPLTQRPDARAGDPWPLLVLQSPQIYHIPASVIHPQALPLSTLWYAAPSSSTPRAKRPRRHARTTASTSALPRGPPTSSNAVRVIDLTSPPASLVQMLQPLEGTRLHATSSASTPGTSRSKSRARLPPLLPRPSPPQTLQSDVQSAHKPSGPPAVAVKPRVRREMPTKSTRETAHVTGFLSTAVGEREPPASAHLQPLLRLPRRSHAEYERQHPVGEHAGIPESASVPSASSFSEPRSSRHETSDEAVSSIGMPLSMPGENRVPVLVQSGRPTAARPRRSQAADKVSQARREPSRVHEQRGISSDLPHGGGRVSSTLHGTGMAPIRAVSLPSARGISSLVSSPLSPWSSAVASSVAEVSNEFPVLHQPSNVALPMPRPSLPQAGTDGTRREVAHVIVAPSRPRDTVTSGPGAACQEWPSAPRSDLSRCGSSGREQADVLSSPRVSEAGGAHKEGKGSRRQPSGSLSSYPSQSRDSLVSSPPPPAALVGVVLECLFRRQLIRRPFGAEAGADLSRQPVQSVPGARNEPVALTAPGSSQTTSAYGSAEAGPRALFENRTSAAVGESAGPQKHSETHHKSGTKAFPREAWAGASVDMAQQRTRYAADPTLNKEHPGLSSLSGPHEQKGVKRILTEVSRPRASEEAVDSMGSAGLPPTWRHKKFRRQPAPGQEEAKCSQRDSGGSEGHGKKEGDGV, encoded by the coding sequence ATGCACGCGCCACCGGGTCCTGCACCTGTGCCTGGAGCACCCCTGACCCAGCGACCTGATGCTCGCGCTGGTGACCCGTGGCCGCTATTGGTACTGCAGTCGCCGCAGATTTATCACATCCCCGCTTCGGTTATTCATCCCCAGGCGCTGCCTCTTTCGACTTTGTGGTATGCTGCGCCATCCTCGTCGACCCCGCGTGCcaagaggccgcgccgccacgccagAACTACGGCCAGCACTTCTGCTCTTCCGCGCGGGCCCCCTACATCCTCTAACGCAGTTCGGGTCATTGACCTCACGTCTCCACCAGCTTCCTTAGTGCAGATGTTGCAGCCTCTCGAAGGCACTAGACTGCATGCCACTTCTTCGGCATCCACACCGGGGACATCTAGGTCTAAGAGCAGGGccaggctgccgccgctcttaCCACGTCCGAGCCCTCCCCAGACGCTCCAGTCTGACGTTCAGTCGGCCCACAAGCCCAGTGGTCCTCCCGCGGTTGCTGTGAAGCCGCGTGTTCGCCGCGAAATGCCAACTAAGAGTACCAGGGAGACCGCTCATGTGACCGGTTTTTTGTCGACGGCAGTGGGGGAACGagagccgcctgcgtcggccCACCTGCAGCCCTTGCTGCGTCTCCCTAGACGTTCTCATGCAGAATACGAACGACAGCATCCTGTTGGCGAACACGCAGGTATCCCAGAATCAGCGAGTGTTCCATCCGCCTCGAGCTTTTCCGAGCCCCGCTCTAGTAGGCATGAGACATCAGACGAGGCCGTCAGTTCCATAGGCATGCCGCTGTCGATGCCAGGCGAGAATCGTGTTCCGGTTCTGGTGCAGAGCGGACGACCCActgcggctcgccctcgccgttcGCAGGCAGCAGACAAAGTGTCTCAGGCCAGGAGGGAGCCGTCAAGGGTGCATGAGCAGCGAGGAATTTCCTCTGATCTGCCGCACGGGGGCGGTCGTGTGAGCTCTACACTTCATGGAACTGGAATGGCACCAATTCGAGCCGTCTCACTTCCATCGGCGCGTGGCATAAGCTCCCTCGTGTCATCGCCGTTGTCCCCGTGGTCTAGTGCGGTAGCTTCGAGCGTGGCGGAAGTGAGCAATGAGTTTCCAGTCCTGCACCAACCGTCAAACGTCGCTTTACCTATGCCGCGGCCGTCCTTGCCCCAGGCCGGCACGGACGGGACAAGACGCGAAGTGGCACACGTCATCGTTGCGCCATCGAGACCGCGGGACACGGTTACATCAGGCCCGGGTGCTGCGTGCCAGGAGTGGCCGTCGGCGCCCCGCTCGGATTTATCTCGGTGTGGAAGCAGCGGGCGAGAACAGGCCGATGTCTTGTCGAGTCCTCGTGTTTCTGAGGCAGGGGGTGCACACAAGGAAGGGAAGGGCTCAAGACGCCAACCGAGTGGAAGCCTCTCGTCGTACCCGTCACAGTCACGAGATTCTCTTGTTTcatctccgcctcccccggCGGCACTGGTGGGGGTCGTTCTGGAGTGTCTGTTTCGGCGTCAGCTGATTCGTCGCCCCTTTGGAGCAGAAGCGGGAGCCGACTTGTCGCGACAACCCGTTCAGAGTGTGCCAGGAGCCCGTAATGAGCCTGTTGCACTGACGGCGCCAGGCAGCAGTCAGACAACATCTGCGTACGGTTCTGCGGAGGCAGGGCCTCGGGCGCTCTTCGAAAACCGAACCAGTGCTGCTGTCGGCGAGAGTGCAGGACCACAAAAGCACAGCGAGACACACCATAAAAGCGGAACTAAGGCTTTTCCGCGAGAGGCTTGGGCTGGCGCTTCGGTAGACATGGCGCAGCAAAGGACAAGATATGCGGCAGATCCGACGCTAAACAAAGAACATCCCGGGCTTTCGTCTTTGTCGGGCCCCCATGAGCAAAAGGGGGTTAAGCGGATCTTGACAGAAGTATCTCGGCCGCGTGCGAGTGAAGAAGCCGTCGATTCGATGGGGTCTGCCGGTTTGCCGCCCACCTGGCGGCACAAGAAGTTTAGGAGGCAGCCGGCTCCTggccaggaggaggcgaaatGCTCCCAGAGGGACAGTGGCGGATCGGAAGGCCATGGCAAAAAGGAAGGTGATGGCGTCTAG
- a CDS encoding uncharacterized protein (encoded by transcript BESB_026310) yields MAAPEGTPLHQLAALPLSGSSSSSPLLRLRSPASRDLPSPPAGSSSPPLAAPSWQEASSLSRRGADSRPAACAEEAPGRGDNEARLSEEGTRIDETKAQVAALLLKRQFRSVIRLVSELLQQPQLPPDLHIQWVAVKIYALLSRKDGAGIAAALRALPHPLSSPYWTYEFHGGLYAGKRGSLIPFCLHTFLACAPSVCTPNSPACLDAIYALLRFARRRLETYCHPSRCACPEPSERSPTAALRKSLLRVAAGRPPSSSAAVSSPPPASSARSPEGPLGADAAADDSLLHALWLERLTTAAFLAAEILVAKGHPQEALQLLQEEVLKRRQGQQHTPTLSLMGRIGLRMGSLDLADECFGYVECLSECDNVTAQTNSGLLALLSRDAGRARAAFGAGHELAELGEEERRKFLWGEKAAKFELNREEDVREGEHARQAASLPGWAPKRLAGVSYPSALASTASNLAVANLYDRKLYEATVVLESAMERQPDESLFVGGVRNLLTLYEFSFNKHTCLSYLSNLIHTAAAEDDELGALVTS; encoded by the exons ATGGCCGCGCCAGAAGGAACTCCG CTTCATCAGCtggccgcgctgcctctgaGCGGCTCgagttcctcctctccgcttttgcgcctccgctcgccggcgtctcgcgaTTTGCCGTCGCCCCCTGCGGGCTCTTCGagccctcctctcgccgcgccttcgtggCAGGAAGCATCCTCTctcagccgcagaggcgccgactcgcggcctgcggcctgcgcagaggaggcgcctgggagaggagacaacgAAGCGAGGCTGAGCGAGGAGGGAACGCGAATCGATGAGACGAAGGCAcaggtggcggcgctgcttcttAAGAGGCAGTTTCGATCTGTGattcgcctcgtctccgaACTCCTGCAGCAG ccgcagctgccgccggaTCTTCATATTCAGTGGGTAGCAGTCAAGATCTACGCGCTGCTTTCTCGCAAG GACGGCGCGGGCattgcggcggcgctgcgcgcgctgccgcatcctctctcttcgccgtaTTGGACATACGAGTTCCACGGCGGCTTATATGCGGGGAAGCGGGGCTCGCTGATTCCCTTCTGCCTCCACACGTTTCTGGCCTGTGCGCCGAGTGTCTGCACGCCGAACTCGCCGGCGTGTCTCGACGCGATCTACGCcctccttcgcttcgcgcggagaagactgGAGACCTACTGCCAtccttctcgctgcgcgtgTCCAGAGCCTTCTGAGCGCTCCCCCACtgccgcgctgcggaagTCTCTGCTGCGTGTCGCGGCTGGCCGGCCGCCGAGCAGCTcggcggctgtctcctcgcccccgccggcgtcttcggcgcgctcgcctgagGGCCCCCTGGGCGCggatgcggcggcggacgactCTCTGCTCCACGCACTCTGGTTAGAGCGGCTGACGACAgcggccttcctcgcagcTGAGATCCTCGTCGCGAAGGGTCACCCGCAG gaggcgcttcagctgctgcaggaagaAGTCCTCaagcggcggcaggggcaGCAGCACACGCCGACGCTCTCGCTGATGGGGCGCATCGGCCTGCGG ATGGGCTCCCTCGACCTCGCGGACGAGTGTTTCGGCTACGTCGAGTGCCTCAGCGAGTGCGACAACGTGACGGCGCAAACCAACAG CGGCCTGCTGGCGCTCCTgagccgcgacgcagggcgggcgagggcggcgttcGGGGCCGGGCACGAGCTTGCCGAGCttggagaagaagagcgcagGAAGTTCCTCTGGGGGGAGAAGGCGGCCAAGTTCGAGCTGAaccgcgaggaagacgttcgcgaaggcgagcacGCGCGACAAGCGGCCTCGCTCCCCGGCTGGGCGCCAAAGCGGCTCGCAGGCGTGTCCTAcccctccgcgctcgccagcaCGGCCTCGAacctcgccgtcgcgaacTTGTACGATAGAAAACTCTACGAGGCCACCGTCGTCCTCGAGTCCGCCATGGAGCGGCAGCCG GATgagtctctcttcgtcggcgGAGTTCGCAATCTGCTAACGCTCTACGAGTTTTCTTTCAACAAGCACACATGCTTGTCCTACTTGTCAAACCTGATTCACAcagcggcggctgaggacgACGAGCTGGGCGCCCTCGTGACGTCGTGA